The Zingiber officinale cultivar Zhangliang chromosome 2A, Zo_v1.1, whole genome shotgun sequence genomic sequence GCCTGAGAAGCAAAAGCAAAGCACAGAACTGAACctgagtccaaagatgaatcagacaTAGAAGACGACGAAACTATCACCGAGCTCGTAAAACTGGTATGGAAGatgtgcaagaagaagaaggtaactcaatCAAATACGAAGGTCAAGACTAgagttacatgctacggctgcaaccagaaGGCACACTACAAGCCAGAGTGCCCAAACCAGAAGCAGCGAAGAAGAAAGCCCATTAAGGTAacgtggtccgagtcatcagaagaatccgacgaGGAAGAACACAAGCAAGCAAGTTACCTgactctaccagtacaagcatatgggtcgaaactgagtccgagtctgAGTCAGATATCGAGAGGGAATCAGAaatcgagtccgagcgaagctacAGATCCGTATCTATTTCTGAAGGGTCTAACCCCACTATAAGCTCTCTAATTTCTGGTACTAATGTAGACAATTTAGAAAAATtagttttatatttattaaagaaattggcCAAATCCAACATTCAGGTCaaatcactccaaaaggaggtaacaacccttaaagaagtgaccaactcgagttctttgattgagtcagttcaaaatggaagttcaacccaagtccaacaacttgaggaagaaaattctaatttaaaaactcaagttaaagaacttaaggacacattggaacgattcaccttgggttccaagaatcttgatttgattcttggaaaacaaagagtcatttataatagatccagacttggatttaaggccaaacaaaaatatatatcttATTTGTATCTATTAAAACgctcaaatagaaacttagtccaagcatgggttcccaagtcgaacttgattaatcaagttcgacttggtcaatattggatctctAAGGAAcaagtccattaccttgatagatcttATCGAGGATATGATctaggggagccaatagaaagaccatttttatcaatagatagatttgtttgatacttgatttactttttttttttaattatgcatgcttagactaCGATAGATAAAGACCTAggcatgatttacacttgactagttagacctagaggtttcaaaaagaaaattaaatattcaatttcgttgaaaggctttgtctagaagtggtggataataccatacccaagaaagtctagtgcctcgccacagcttggaagccaatcattgaaatagtTATTTAATTCACTAACCGTAAAAgttgagtttaactcaaatgtaaatcaattcttagatgataatttaaattaaaaattaaaataaccatctcacaaatttATTAAGActctctgattgaaaatctagaaaagggtgagatggacctaggtttaaagtagttaatcatacccaaattaattaattcaattaagttaacttgattaatttcaaaatgttaatcttaatttcaaaatgttaattatttttaaatcataattaaattataattattttaaaatcatgattaatttcaaaatcattattttcaaaattataatttcaaaatcataattaattttaataaaattatttgattaccaatctttaaatcataattaaatttcaaattattaattcttagatttCCAAAATCTTAATTAGTtctaaatgataattaattttcaaatcatatttaatatgtaagattataattttaaaattaattaacttttaatatattttcaaaatcttaaaaattttaaaattttactcatattttaaaacttgaaattcaaacttatattttaaatctaaatttcaatattttttaaataaagttaactccgtcacacacacactcatgagctgaacatgcttgataacttagaatgggtgagataaaaaattaggaaaataaataataacttttatattttttatttacatgcttggactctaggaccataaaaatttattttggcattaattaagggggggGGTGCAAAGAAATTTAAGACgttaatttttatctttattttctcaaaaacattatttttttaacattaaacttttcaaaaagttcaaaatatttctaaaaaggaaGTTCAATTTCTTGTAAAAATGAATTATCTTTAACAGAAACTAAgtatttgtcaaaatattttcaagtatttttacaagaaaatatttttaaagttaagcttttatcaaaatttttaaaaactaagcttttatcaaattttttttttaaagttgagtacttctaactaagtttttttttttcaaaacctttatttttaaaagctaagtactaaatttatcaaagtctttttaaaagctaagttttgaaagctaagtattacatttatcaaagtctttttaaaagctaagtactaaatttatGAAAGTATTTTTtaatctaagtattttcaaaactaaaaatttagctaagttttcttTGAAAAGTCTATGACAGTTTCAAAACTTACGTTTATCTAAGTTTTTTGAAATAgctaagtattttaaaaaatccctactttagctaagttttttaaagaaattattttcaaaactaaatttcgctgagtgctacccttcaggggagcttaaagttaaaaagaataatttttttacaaCTTTCTCTATACTTAGTATgcttttttgatttatgtcaaagagaGAGAGAAGTTAAAGTtaagaaaattaagaatttaaacataattttttataaaaagggGAGCATAAGTTAGGGGGAGCacaaagtttttttattttttatgctcatgatacttatgcttaaattccttcattttattgttatattttacttaactttgaaccatgttgccataataaaaaagggggagattgttagtgcgggaagcatccgacagtcaaacttgtgttttgattatggcaaagggtcccaagttaagttgttttgttatctaacgagtttgaatgagattgctggaaagtcctaagtgtacttaggcaaaagtcttagttgcggttataggatcgaaaagaatttagatatctccacaatgacatgatattgtccactttgggcctaagccctcatggttttgctcttgggctctacccaaaaggcctcatgccaatggagataactttctcttataaacccatgatcttttccatgtgttttcaatgtgggactatgtttgcaaccttgcaaccccaacaatccccccctcaaacaaaggaccatgggcttcccacgtccgatcctcgacccaccaggtcttcctgcccctcggtctacccgacctactaggacttcctgcccctcggtctacccgacctactaggactttcttgcctagccgcaactaggacttcctgcccctcggtccacccgacctactaggacttccttgcctagccgcaactaggacttcctgcctggtgtctggtcctcttgatccaaacataggagcccccactttctttgttcgaggtcaatattgtactcacatggttcaatcagaccatagctcttgtgcacagtcggcggttaaaccttctggcagtccggactctgataccaattgtaggatcgaaaagaatttagatatctccacaatgacatgatattgtccactttgggcctaagccctcatggttttgctcttgggctctacccaaaaggcctcatgccaatggagatatctttctcttataaacccatgatcttttccatgtgttttcaatgtaggactatgtttgcaaccttgcaaccccaacagcggttaggcaggtggaaaaccctaggggatggtaaccctaggtcctagggggtggtaaccctaagtgaggaaaagtcctagctacgattaggcaaagagaaaaccctagggggtagtaaccctaggtcctagggagtggtaaccctaagcggaaaatcttggtgagtcgAGGGCTTTGGGCAAAAGtcttagagtcggggactctaggtggaaagtcctagtgtcgcgaaccaaaTGGAAaattggacgggtcgtggagcgggtgtccaacagaaagtcctggaacctcgggcgctgagcaaaagtctagtcagtctggaggatcggtctggcaataggtatattctcctaagtggagtaggtgaggatgtgttcctcggtgagggaacagtaggcgtcggttcgacttagGATTTCCAGTTGAAAATCCGAattcagaatcggacagtctaaagactgtcaaatattttatttatcatgtctatattgtgttaactttgttttatagggtaTGGTTATTtctttggactaacatattttgcaggaagcGAATCGGACATGattgcctcagatgaacagtacccgagacaccctccatggagcttgggggcGCCTCGGGCAAACTCGTCGATAGCTCCGCAACAAaggcatgagggtgcctccatggagctgaaGCCACCTTGGACGCTGggcagagggcaccctccatggaactGAGGGTGCCCTAGACGCtggtggagggcaccctccatgcggttggaggcgccctcaggcagaTAAGCGGTGAAGGAGTCAAAGCTTCTCATTGCTGCAGATTCGGCGGggatgagggcgccctccatggtgttaGAGGCGCCCTCCACGGGCTACTTAAGCCTAGTTCGACCAGCAGCAAGGAAATAACAAGAACTTGCAACCATTCTTCCATGTGTTGCTCAAAGGATAATCTGATAAAGCTGTAACAAGACACCGATGACCCGAAGCTTTAAAATTCTGTGTTTTCCATTGCCAGTATAATTTCATTACTACTTTACTTGTATTTCAAATTGCAAATTTCTGAGTTTATAGtcattgcccaaagtaaacgctcaacgagcgtgggccttggagtaggagtcgccctaggctccgaacgaagtaaaaccaacgtgtcatttcttttattgcttttattcTGCTGTGTATTACTCGATTGCTTTAAACGAAGGAAATAgccacgagtactattcaccccctccctcgcCCCGCCCcaccccgccccgccccgccccccCCCTTCCCCattctagcactttcgatccaacacagatcacttcttggtcagacctccagatcaattcttAGTCAGGCCTCCAGGTCACTTCTCAGTTAGGCatccagatcaattcctggttAGGCCTCCAGGTCACTTCTTAGTCAGGCCTCTAGATTGCTTCTTAGTTAGGCCTTCGGATCACTTCTCGGTCAGGCCTCCGGATTgcttcctggtcagacctccagatcacttCTTggtcacgcctccagactctcgccccagcatgagttataagtgagcttgctttcacgaccaacgacctctccgTCGGGATTCAAAACTCTCacccccaacgcgagttataagtgagcatgctctcacgtctctagactctcgcctcagtgcgagttataagtgagcttgctctcacgaccaacgacctctcggtcgagattccagactctcgacccagcgcgagttataagtgagcatgctctcacgcctccagactctcgccccagcgtgagttataagtgaacatgttcTCACACCTTCAGACtttcaccccagcgcgagttataagtgagcttgctctcacgaccaataacCTCTCGGGCAGGATTTCAGACTTTCACCCTCGTGCCTTAGCACGAGCTATGAACAAGCACACTCCCGCACTTAATAACTCATGAGTCAACTTTCTACACTCTTATTCCCGGGCAAGTTATCAGCAAGTAAAGCCTTCACTAACCTCCTTCGGGGTTTGCATAAAGTAAAGAAGTGCCagggaagaaaggaaaaaagaagtAAAGATTGAAGTCCAACCAGATTtgcatttatttgataaaatataggGGACACCCCTCGAAATCTCATTTCTGCATTAAGGATATCTCAGTAATCAAAGTTTCTTTCCAGTATTAGTAGTCGGTTGACACCTTGAGCAAAAGTGTTCCGCTTGTCTTGCCTGCTCCAAGTAAGATCGCGCCTGAATCAGCTCCACCCTGGTGGACTGAATAATGCGACGTTGCTAAGCATTGGTTTCGTCTTTGAGccgattttcttcttgaagaagggTTATGGAAGAGGCGTGTTTCTCTTTCAAATAGATCAGGAATTGGGATTGGCTCTCCAGGTCTACATAAGCTTTCTGTTTTAATGCTACTTCAGCCCGAGCTCAAGATTTAGCGGCTAACCAAAGCTTTTCAATGTCTCGACGGAGAGAAGATTGAAGATCTCTATCCTACGTCATCTCGGCTAAGGTTGTACCCCTTTGGGTAAGCAGTTGAGTCATTTATTCCAATTGTTGATGGAGGCGATGTAGGTCATCCGACTCAGAATTCATATCCATGGATAAAGGGCGTTagtagaaagaaagtatgattCTATGGAGAGTGATAAACCGACCTCCTTTTAAATAGGAGAGGAAGGGGAAAGCAACTTATGGAGTTAAAATGACCCTTCTCCCTAGGTTGATTGAGTAATTAAATAGGTTACACGATCGAGTATATGGGGGAAAGGAGCAACATTTAGGGACATAATGGTGAAATAAATGAAGTCGGGATCTGAGTCTAGTCAGTCTGACCTgagcttccttcgactagacttagggggaggcttgtgatatggtgcATAATGGTGGGGTCCGATAAAGCCgagcggtcagaagtcaagagggcatgacagtcagaagtcaaggagacgtggcaatcagaagtcaagggggtgtgacagtcagaagtcaaggagacgtggcagTCAGAGGTCAAGGCAATGTGACAGTCAGCGGTTAGGGAAAGAAGAGGTAGGACCATCTGACGACATCAGCAACATGGTTCCCAATTGGGCTCTTGCAGACCAAGACCCCAGATCTGAGATACCTTGGTCTGAAACATGGTGGGCAGTCGGGGTGATGCCTGACCTGCTCCGGTTGATCGGGTTTCCACAACTAAGCTATATCCAGGCTTGGTCCTCCTAGTAGGCCAACTACCGACCTTCTCAAGCTTCCCCTATTCATACTCGATCGGGACAGAAGGTCGAGACAGAAGGTGCTACATGATAACAAggccagggaatcgtaaccgtctgtcagagaataactaatGTATGCTAGAGAATATTCCAACAATCTGTGGTCATCTACGAATAAAACCTTCTTCCAATCCATAAAAGGGTgtcacgtgtcctccatcaccaAACAAGTCCTGACACCCGATATTCCCTGACATCAGTCAGGCTCTAGAGGTacacactgtcatataaaaaggcaGGTCCTCTCCTTTGCCCAGATACACTCTCTTGCACATTCACActtgtcttttatttttatttttcctttgtacatTGTTCCTCTGGGGGaaaagtatctgacttgagcgtcggagggcctactcCGAGGATTGTTTCCCTGGTTTCTGCGCCACGCGGGGGTTCGTTCTTGTGGGCGCATAAGAGAAGGGTGTCCCagtcgcctctccgtcaacaccagcGACAACTTATCCGACCTTCCTCTGACttagatttcagacaggatcatctgGCCATACAAATAACACAGTGTGGCTGCAGCACGCACGTGTATTCACCCAGTCTTAAAGTCGGACAAACATGTATGGTCTGATCATACAGATATCCGGCCATATAAATATTCGGCCGAAAAATGACACATTGAGGTCGGATTAAAGACTAACCAAGATACATGCAGTATAGCATACAATGAAGTCACTTATATAGAATGCAACTGAACCTCTCAATAAGGCGATCGACTTAAGGACCGACCGGGTTATATTCAGCAGATATTCTAATCAAGCGACCCGTTTAAAGATCAACCAAGATATATTCAGCAAGTATTCCAATCAAGCGGCCAACTTAAGAACTAACCgagatatacttatcaaataacatCAGTCCAACAAGGTAGCCGGCTTAAAGATGGATCGAGACCTATTTAGTCAACAACATCATCCTAACGAGGTGGCCAGCCTAAGAACTAGTCGGGTTATATTCAATCAATAACAGCATCTCAACATAGCGGTCGACTTAATGACCGGTCGAGACATGTTCAACAGACATCATCCTAACAACCTGGTATAATAATAATTGTATATCAGAAAATATCCTTCTGGAACCTTCTTCAAGGACCATCATGCCCCCCAACAGTAGCCCAATTATAATAGTATATTTCTTAGGTCACTCTAGTGATAACAGAAACTATAAATGACAAAAGGAGTATACACTTGGGTCGGTAGAAGATTCCTTGGACGACTGTGGTTCTACCCGCTTGTTTACCTAACAACCTTTGCCATACTTTGCCACCTTATAACTGTTGAGGTTATGTGAGGTAGGATATAAAAGGGGAGTCCTCTCCTTGACGAAGGTACGCTTACTGACATCTACAACTTTGTTCTCGTGTGTGCGTTCTTACTGCTCTTCTTGGACTGGGATTGACTGGAGTATCAAAGGTCCTTCGCTAGGGACTCCCCTTGGTTTTAAGACATTGACATTTTGTTGGATCATCTTTGTGTATACAGGATCGGAGGAGAATCTTCTTTTGGAGAGAAAGGTCTTCTGACGGTCAATCTTTCATCCACCGTGCCCAGCATGTCATCTCCACAGGTCTCAGATAGGATCAATGGTAAATTATTATCGATAGATAGGGATTGAATCTTGACGAGTATAGGAATGTCTTGTTAATATATATGCCCCCTTACGTAGAGGGTTGCTTTGTTGACTGAATGATCAGTATAATTTATATCCCTTCCATTGCGTGTGGGACAGTCTTGGAGGGGCCCCCGGGATGAAGGTTATCATCTTGGTCGTCAATTTACATTGTTGCTTTGCCCCCATGGATGTAGTCGAGTTGATACTCGAATGATAGAGTTGTTTTATTTGGCAAGGATCAATTCCCACAGATTTATCCTCCTAAGAATTACATGTCCTCCTACTTTGGAGGTCACTCAGTACTATAATTTACCTCTCTTTAACTGACTATAAGACAAATAATGAGGGACACTTTAAGTGAACGAAAATCACTTTTTGCTTCGTTTACATTGTTGATTTGCTTGTTGAGTTTGTtcactccttttatttccttctcttcCACAATTGTAAGTAGTAGCATATCTAAAACTTGCCAATTGACGTTTTTAGTTTCAAATCTTTCACTCGATGAAGGTCAAAAGCATCAGTTGTTACCTCTAAATTTCATACATTGTTCGTGGGTCATAGTTCAATGGATGTTTGATGACTTTGTGAGCTTGCTTGGTCATCTTTATGGTTTAGTGTGTGCTTCATTGGCAGAATTAGGTGGCATTTGGTTTAGGAGTTTGGGAATAAGAGAGTGAATTCATTCCCAAATTTTGTATTTGATTGATGggaatagaattaaaattttaaaatgaaatttaaaaactttGGTATTGATGAAACCCACTCTTTACTTGGATTTTGATGGGAATAAAAATGattgagaattaagttttggacgaaaataattttaatatatttgatcaattttttttatatcactttctctctccttattctctctcatcgtactttctctctcctcattttatcatcacactttgtttctcatcatatttctctctcctcaatctctctcatcatacactctCACTCCTTATtttctatcatcacattttctatttcttcattctctcctatcacacttccTCTCTCCTCATCATTTCTCATCATgttttctctcacatcatactctttttctttttttttcatcacactttctcttttaaCATattttctctcccatcatactttctatcTCGTCAATCTCTATTATCACacacattctctcctcatttttctcatcacacttttttctttattcattctctctcatcatattttcaatctcattttttcatcatgctctctcccatcatactttcttttctcattttctctcattacattttctctctcttcattctctctcatcatattttctctcatcacactttctctctcatcacactttctctttcatcattatTTCTCATcgtatttttctctcacatctatttttttCACGTATTTTCTtctaaagataaaatttttttttttaatttattctgataaaaaatatttaactaattaaatattatttttaaaatctagcGTTGGGTTTGAATACAGCAATAAAAATAGAAATGAATTTGTTACATAAATTATCATTCTcttatcaaacaaatttaaatttaactcatTCGTTTATAGTTCTAGATTTGATAATCAAGGTTGGTGGATTATCTTTTGCCACGTAGATTTGATAATCATAATAAAAACATAAGTGCTTGGAATctgcatttatttcaataattgtttGAAATAACCTTTAAATCTTCACATTCTAAGATTTAAAAAACCATTTAACACTTTAGATATTTAACCATATTTGTAAATATAGATACTAAATCCATTTGCCTTCCTCCACGTCAGCGCCTTTTCCCTGGAGGGTTGACTTTTTCGCTAGAGGAGGTTTGTGCACGTGTCTTCTTGTGATTGATTTCAGTCTGCGGTCTTCAGATCTGGAACGATTGACCGCACGGGCGGTGCCCATCCGCCACATACATTGGCTTGGCGTATAGTTTATTTATGCGCGACACGAGGGCTCCATAAACCGATCGAGAAGAGACGCGGGAGTCGGAAGCGGTTCCGAGGGTCGACGGAGAAGATGCTGGCTGTGTTCAATCCGACTGTGGCGAAGGTGCCGGAGGGGCTGAAGAGCCCGGAGGCAGCGGGCGGGGAGGGCGGCCGCCGAGTGGTGGATCACTTCGCGGCGGAGCGGAAGGGAGCGGTGGTCGTCGGCCTCGGCTTGGCCGGCACTTTGGCTTACACGTCGGAGAACCAGAACCCTCTCCTTCCGAGGTGAGAATCAATGATTGTTATTTAGCTTCGTTTTCCTTGATTTTAGGGCAAAATCTTCAATCTAAGGaggaaaatgattttttttttctatttgataAGATAATGAAGAAAGCCCTAAATTTCTTAATTGTAGATTCTTTCATCTCTTCGATATCTGTGAGTAACATCAATTATCAAATATTGATCTGTTCTTCTATTATCAATTAAAAAACCATTAGTGTGTGTATGATTGAGAAAGCTTGTAGGGTTGGTGGGATGATCGCTCAACTGTTCTAATCAAATGTTATAAAAAGAAGAGCAAAAATCATACCTTGTGATCTTAGTTTTAAGCATATTACAAATCGCAGGATTCATACTCTGCTTCCTGAAATCATCTCTATGCGATGACTGTGCTAATCATTTGCATTTGGTTGAGACATGTTGTTTACTTGTATTTTAATGTTGATTTGCTTCTTCATAAAGATGGATCTTGTCATCAGATCATCCAAGATTGCTTGACCTTCTGAGTTTGTTAAAGATTTAGCTAACTTGTCTAAGATACAGAGAAAATAGTATACCTGGGACAGTGAGGAAGAGTTTTAGTTATATAGTGTTGACTTGATTGGATTCATCTTTCTGCTGTTTCTTTTTATTCTGGCAGATTATTCGCTGTGGCAGATGATGTATTTTGCATGTTCCAAGGGCATCTCGAGAATCTGACTTTGCTGAAACAACAGTATGGTTTAGGCAAGATTGCTAATGAAGTAATTATTGTAATTGAAGCCTATAAAACATTGAGAGATAGAGGGCCATTCCCCGCTAGCCAAGTTTTGAGAGACCTCAGTGGAAAATTTGCTTTTGTTCTGTTTGATAGCTCATCAAATTCTGCCTTCATTGCTGGTGTGAGTACTAAAAGAAGCATTTTTTTCCTTCTCACAAATTTTTTTAATTGTCTCTTATATATTAGGTATGCATATTCTACTAACACATTTCTATGATCAGGTGAACGAGCATAATTTGTATCTTTAGTTTCACCAGATGTTCGTCCTTGACGACTACATAGTTATTGTTCACTAAATGATTGATCTATGCTTCTTGGTTTGCACTTGATGCTTTGGTACTTCTTATGTTCTTCATTATTAGCTACTAAATCTGTGGTTCCAGGAACCAGTCATTAGCCTTGTCTCTATAATTCTGTCTTTTTGAAGAGGTCTTTAAGTTCATAATCTCATTCATTC encodes the following:
- the LOC122040588 gene encoding stem-specific protein TSJT1-like, which codes for MLAVFNPTVAKVPEGLKSPEAAGGEGGRRVVDHFAAERKGAVVVGLGLAGTLAYTSENQNPLLPRLFAVADDVFCMFQGHLENLTLLKQQYGLGKIANEVIIVIEAYKTLRDRGPFPASQVLRDLSGKFAFVLFDSSSNSAFIAGDAHESVPFFWGADAEDHLIVSDDIGIIKKGCGKSFAPFPKGCFFTTSGGLKSFEHPLHELKPVPRVDSDGNFCGSDYKVDDKAKKESGIPRVGSAADWSSQF